The Gemmatimonadota bacterium region ACGCTCGACCAGACGCTCCTCCCGCACGAGGAACGTTGGATCCGGTTGGAGCGCTGGACGGACGTGGCGGAAGCGATTTCGACCATGCGCGTGCGCGGCGCGCCGCTCATCGGCGCCGCGGCGGCCTACGGCGTCGCGCTCGCCGCCCGCGAGGACCCCTCCGACGGGGCGCTCGACCGGGCGGCCGCCACGCTGCTCGGCACGCGGCCCACCGCGGTCAACCTGCGCTGGGCGCTGGAGCGGACGCGCCGTGCGCTGGGCCGCGTTCCCGAGGAGGAGCGCGAAGCCGCCGCCTACCACGAGGCCGCGGCGATCTGCGAGGCCGACGTCGCGGCCAACCGGTCGATCGGAGAGCACGGCGGCAAGCTGCTCCGGGCCCTGGCGGCCCGCAACCCGGATCGCCCCGTGCGCGTGCTCACGCACTGCAACGCGGGCCGGCTGGCCACGGTGGCCTGGGGCACCGCCACCGCGCCCGTGTACCTGGCGCACGCCGAGGGACTACCGGTGCACGTGTGGGTGTCCGAGACCCGGCCCCGGAGCCAGGGTCTGCTGACCGCGTGGGAATTGGCGCGCGCGGGGGTGGCGCACACCGTCGTGACCGACTCCGCCTGCGGCCACCTGCTGGCGCGCGGCGAGGTCGACGTGTGTCTGGTGGGGACCGACCGTACGACCGCGCGCGGCGACGTGGCGAACAAGATCGGCACCTACCCGAAGGCGCTCGCCGCGCGTGAGGCGGGCGTGCCGTTCTACGTCGCCGCGCCGTCCAGCTCCATCGACTGGTCGCTCGCGAGCGGAGCCGCGATCCCCATCGAGGAGCGCGACGGAGACGAGGTGCGGGTCGTCGGAGGGGTGGTCGATGGAGCGCGGAGATCGGCCAGGATTCTCGACCGGGCGACGGACGTCGCCAACCCCGCGTTCGACATCACCCCGGCGCGGCTGATCACTGGCCTGATTACCGAGCGAGGCGTGGCGCTGGCGACGCGCGCGGCGCTGGCCGACCTGTTCCCCGAGCACGCGGACGCGTCGTCATGAACGAATCTTCGCTGAGACAGGAGCTGCTGGGAGTATGCGAATGGCTGGCGCGTTCGGGTTTCACGCCGGGCACCACCGGCAACGCGAGCGCGCGCCTGGGCGGCGACGGGACCATGCTGATAACGCCCGGCGGCGTGCCTTACGCCGACGTCGGCGCCGAGGACCTCGTGCCGGTGGATTCGGCCGCGGGCCCGGCCGCCGACTCCCGACCGTCCTCCGAGTGGCGGCTCCACGCGGCGATCTACCGCGCCCGTCCGGACGCGCGGGCTGTCGTCCACGCGCATCCGCGCGCGGCGACGGCGCTGGCTTGCCTGCGGCGGCCCATCCCAGCCTTCCATTACATGGTCGCGTCCGCCGGGGGCAGCGCGATCCCCTGCGCCGCTTACGCGACGTTCGGCACCGACGAGCTCGCCGATTCCGTGGTCCGGACGCTGGGCGCCTACCTGCGCGCGTGCCTCATGGCCAACCACGGCCTGGTGGCGCTGGGCGCGGGGCCCGCCGCCGCGCTGGCGCTCGCCCGCGACGTGGAGGCGCTCGCGGACCAGTACCTGGGGGCGCTCGCGGCGGGTCGCCCGGCGCTGCTGGCGGACGAAGAGATGGAGCGCGTGGCGAAGCAATTGGCGGCGTATGGCTACCGCTCGGTGCAGTCCCGGATCGGGTAGACAACTCGCTCGTGACTTGGCTCGACGTCAGAACGTGACGAGGAGAGTCGTCTTCAGGAATACATCCGAATCGATGTCGTCATCATCGTACGACACTAGTTCCAGGTTCGGAATCACGTGCACGTTGTCGTGGAGCATGATGTCCGCACCCGCCAGAAAGAAGTTGCCCTCGGACGTGGGATCCATCCGGAAGTAGCTGATCGCCGCCCCGTCGGGAATGGGGCTGGCCATGCGGTCCCACCGAGCCAACAGGTGCGCGCGCTCCCCGGCCTCGAGCACGCCGAACACCGAAAGGATGTCCACGTCCACATCGTCCTCGTCTGGCTCCGTCCGGACCTGCCGCGCCGCCAGGAGACCAATCCGGCCCCGCTCTCCCCGCACCACCGCAGTCCCGGTGTAAGTGGTGCGGTCTTTGTCGTCCGAGCGGCTCTCCCTGTCGGCGTAGGCTTCCAGGATCAGGTTGCTGGTGGGGTAGAACTGCAGGGCCCCCATGATCTTCTTGCCCTTGTTCGTCTCGGCTTTTGTAGAGGCCCCGTTACCCAGCATCACGTGATAGCGGACCTTCCGGCTCTCGTCGATACTGCCCTGGAACGCGATCCCGAAATCCCGGGACGACCCCATCTTGAACAGGTCGAGGGGGGTCTTCTCCACGCCGCGATACCCCCACTGCCCCTCGATGAAGTTCCACGTCGGGCTGCTCGAGAGCCCCACGACGATCCGGTGGTTGCCCCTCCGCCAGCGCACGTACAGGTCCTTCAGGAAGGGATCCATTGTCCCCGAGGTCGTGAAGTCTCCCGGCGTGGCTGCTTCCAACCGCACCCGAGCATCCCACGCGGGATTGAATCGGGTGTTGACGGTCAGGTACATCCGGCGCGCCCAGAAGCCGTTGGCGTCCTGCAGATCCGCATCGTGGTGTCCCGCAACGTAGTAGTAGTCTCCGAAGAATAGCCCCCCGACAGTCGTCTCCTGCGCCGCTCCCCGCTGCGCGGTCAGCGCGGCGACGAGGGCCAACGCGGCCAGGGTAATTTCGCGTCTCATCGTGCGTCTCCTAGACTCCGTTATTATCGCAAACGTCGGCGATGCCCGTCGATCTGTTACATGTCAGCCCCAAATGAAGGCGGTCCTCCTGGGGCCGCCCTCCGGCCCACGGGGTGGGGGCCTCTTAAGCTCCGCGGCCGGTGCTCCCGAGTTCACGCTCCTCGATGACGGAGAGGGCCTTCAGCCCTTCCGCCAAGGTGCGGTAGAAATCGTGAACGGCCGCCTGCTGCACGGCGTCCGCGAACCGGTGCAGCCATCGACCCAGATGCTCCCGCCAGAACCGGGCGCGGCGGTCGTACCATGCGCGTTCCCCGGTGGTCGCCTGCTGGAAGGCGAGGAAGTACATGAACTCCAACTCGTGGATCACGTGGTCCGGAGCATCCTTCAGGTCCTCGCTGGGCGCCAGGCCCGCCTCGGCGTAGGCGGCTGCCGCGTACTGGCTGGACGGCCCCATGAGACGGGGCTCGTCCTCCAGGTAGAAGCAGGCCCACGGAGCCGCGAGGATCTCGAAGGGCCCGATAAAGAGCTTGGCGTGGGCCACCTCCGCGGGTTGCAGCTCCGGGAGCAGACTCCGAATCTGCGCAGCCATCTCCTCACCCAGGGCGGGCAGCGGCTCAGGCAGGTCGCCCAGGGCACCTGCCACCAGGTGCGGGAGGTCCTCGTCCCAGGTTCGGGGCGGCTGGAGTGCCCGCGCCAGGGCGAAATGGGCGTTGGCACGCCCGGCGGCGGCGGCGTCCCCCAAGGTCGGTGCGAACTCAGCCATGACGGCCACGCTTAGAAGTCCCGGATGTAGAAGACGCTGGGCCTCGTTCCCTGCTCCTCGTTCAGAACGCGGGGATGGTGTTGGACCAACGCCCGGCTCGGTGCGCTGTCCGGGTCGTTCAGATCACCGAAAATCCGCGCGTCCGCGGGACATGCGATCACGCAGGCGGGAAGCTCACCGGCCTGCAACCGGTGGTCGCAGAAGGTGCACTTCTCCACTACGCCCCTGGGGCGGATGCCGGCGTACGTGGCCTCCCGGTCCGGGTTGTAATAGGGGATGGGCGCCCCCACCCGGTCAGCCGTCTCCGGTCCGGTCGCGGTGCAGCCGGGGATGAGGGCCTCTGCATCCTCCATGAAGCGCGGATGGGGTGCGTCCTTGTTGAAGTAGATCACGCCGTAGGGGCACGCCACCTGGCACGCGCGGCACCCGATG contains the following coding sequences:
- the mtnA gene encoding S-methyl-5-thioribose-1-phosphate isomerase is translated as MGPETARTIALDQDGWAVLTLDQTLLPHEERWIRLERWTDVAEAISTMRVRGAPLIGAAAAYGVALAAREDPSDGALDRAAATLLGTRPTAVNLRWALERTRRALGRVPEEEREAAAYHEAAAICEADVAANRSIGEHGGKLLRALAARNPDRPVRVLTHCNAGRLATVAWGTATAPVYLAHAEGLPVHVWVSETRPRSQGLLTAWELARAGVAHTVVTDSACGHLLARGEVDVCLVGTDRTTARGDVANKIGTYPKALAAREAGVPFYVAAPSSSIDWSLASGAAIPIEERDGDEVRVVGGVVDGARRSARILDRATDVANPAFDITPARLITGLITERGVALATRAALADLFPEHADASS
- a CDS encoding 4Fe-4S dicluster domain-containing protein, which encodes GMVIDLHRCVGCAACDIACKSENNVPEGFAWSNHILETRGTFPNTQFRYIPTLCNHCEKAPCVANCPTGAMYKSEDGLTLHDVDKCIGCRACQVACPYGVIYFNKDAPHPRFMEDAEALIPGCTATGPETADRVGAPIPYYNPDREATYAGIRPRGVVEKCTFCDHRLQAGELPACVIACPADARIFGDLNDPDSAPSRALVQHHPRVLNEEQGTRPSVFYIRDF
- a CDS encoding class II aldolase/adducin family protein, yielding MNESSLRQELLGVCEWLARSGFTPGTTGNASARLGGDGTMLITPGGVPYADVGAEDLVPVDSAAGPAADSRPSSEWRLHAAIYRARPDARAVVHAHPRAATALACLRRPIPAFHYMVASAGGSAIPCAAYATFGTDELADSVVRTLGAYLRACLMANHGLVALGAGPAAALALARDVEALADQYLGALAAGRPALLADEEMERVAKQLAAYGYRSVQSRIG
- a CDS encoding molecular chaperone TorD family protein; the encoded protein is MAEFAPTLGDAAAAGRANAHFALARALQPPRTWDEDLPHLVAGALGDLPEPLPALGEEMAAQIRSLLPELQPAEVAHAKLFIGPFEILAAPWACFYLEDEPRLMGPSSQYAAAAYAEAGLAPSEDLKDAPDHVIHELEFMYFLAFQQATTGERAWYDRRARFWREHLGRWLHRFADAVQQAAVHDFYRTLAEGLKALSVIEERELGSTGRGA